Proteins encoded together in one Rossellomorea sp. y25 window:
- a CDS encoding zinc metallopeptidase encodes MAGFLIYFLLIALIPIGAQMRVKSTFKKYSRVATTSGMTGREMARRILDDNGLYNVKVVEGRGFLSDHYNPITKTVALSPDNYHGHSVAGAAVAAHEVGHAIQDAESYAFLRFRHALVPVANIGSNMSWIFLLIGMFTQMTGMFLLGIILMAAGVVFQLITLPVEFNASSRAMNQIVSLGLIRNEEERHARKVLNAAAMTYVAAAAVAVIELLRLVLIFTGMNGDD; translated from the coding sequence ATGGCAGGATTTTTAATTTACTTTTTACTCATTGCTCTTATTCCAATCGGAGCTCAAATGCGTGTAAAGAGTACGTTTAAGAAATATTCAAGAGTGGCCACCACCTCAGGTATGACCGGCAGGGAGATGGCTAGAAGGATTCTCGACGACAATGGACTATACAACGTGAAGGTCGTGGAAGGCAGAGGTTTTTTAAGTGACCACTACAATCCGATTACCAAAACGGTTGCATTGTCACCTGATAACTATCATGGACATTCTGTAGCGGGAGCGGCTGTGGCGGCCCATGAAGTCGGACATGCGATTCAAGATGCTGAAAGCTATGCATTTTTACGATTCCGCCATGCTTTGGTTCCAGTTGCTAATATTGGTTCCAATATGTCCTGGATCTTCTTACTGATCGGAATGTTCACTCAAATGACTGGAATGTTCCTACTTGGTATCATTCTGATGGCAGCGGGGGTTGTGTTCCAATTAATCACCCTTCCTGTAGAATTCAACGCTTCTTCCCGGGCGATGAATCAGATCGTTTCACTTGGTCTGATCCGGAATGAAGAAGAACGGCATGCACGTAAAGTATTGAACGCCGCGGCGATGACATATGTAGCTGCTGCTGCAGTTGCGGTTATTGAATTACTTAGACTTGTATTAATCTTTACCGGGATGAATGGTGACGATTGA
- a CDS encoding DUF1405 domain-containing protein, translating into MFWIMSILKNKTFLWFLLIVNLFGTIYGYLWYIPQLRNTPSQFLVFVPDSPTASLFFCFVLVAFLLNRNWPLFEVLAIITLFKYGIWAVIMNLLTLWVSGDLPWEGYMLMASHGAMAVQGILYSSFYRVKIWHIVAGGIWTIHNDIIDYVYMQFPVYSRLYMYIQHIGYFTFWLSIVSIAIAYYFTQKTKRLNIHTMP; encoded by the coding sequence ATGTTCTGGATCATGTCCATCTTGAAGAACAAAACGTTTCTATGGTTCCTTCTCATTGTGAATTTGTTTGGAACAATATACGGTTATCTATGGTATATCCCTCAACTACGAAATACTCCCTCGCAATTTTTAGTGTTTGTTCCCGACAGCCCGACAGCCAGCCTGTTTTTTTGTTTCGTTCTCGTAGCATTTTTACTGAATCGCAATTGGCCATTATTTGAAGTGTTAGCCATTATCACCCTATTTAAATATGGGATATGGGCCGTGATCATGAATCTGTTAACACTGTGGGTTTCCGGTGATTTACCTTGGGAAGGTTATATGCTCATGGCGTCACATGGTGCAATGGCGGTCCAAGGGATATTGTATTCTTCCTTTTACCGGGTCAAGATATGGCATATTGTTGCAGGTGGAATCTGGACGATCCATAATGACATAATCGATTACGTCTACATGCAGTTTCCTGTTTACTCCAGATTGTATATGTACATACAGCATATTGGATATTTCACTTTCTGGTTAAGTATTGTATCAATCGCAATCGCTTATTACTTTACCCAAAAAACGAAACGATTAAATATTCATACGATGCCATAG
- a CDS encoding YitT family protein: protein MLGLRFKNILFILLGSAIFAFGLVHFNIQNKLAEGGFTGITLILYFLFDIDPSYSNLALNIPLFFLGWKLLGKKAFYYTVIGTVSLSVFLWIFQRYQMRINLEGDLFLAALFAGVFIGVGLGIIFRYGGTTGGVDIIARLAHKYIGWSMGKTMFMFDAVVIGASLITYLEYREAMYTLVAVFVAARVIDFMQEGAYSARGAMIISDSHEEIASVINEKMDRGVTILRGHGSFTKQEREVLYCVVGKNEIVRLKNIITSVDPHAFVSVTVVHDVLGEGFTLDADKNPLHD from the coding sequence ATGTTGGGATTACGTTTTAAAAATATACTATTTATCCTGTTGGGGTCAGCCATATTCGCATTTGGTCTTGTCCATTTTAATATCCAAAATAAGCTGGCTGAAGGCGGGTTTACCGGAATAACACTTATCCTTTATTTTTTATTTGACATTGATCCGTCTTACTCCAACCTAGCATTAAATATACCCCTATTTTTCTTAGGATGGAAGCTTCTCGGTAAGAAAGCTTTTTATTATACTGTAATCGGAACCGTTAGTCTTTCTGTATTTCTATGGATTTTCCAAAGATATCAAATGAGGATCAACCTCGAAGGCGATCTGTTTCTGGCAGCATTGTTTGCAGGTGTCTTTATTGGGGTGGGTCTTGGCATCATTTTCAGATATGGCGGTACGACAGGCGGCGTTGATATCATCGCTCGACTCGCCCATAAGTACATAGGATGGAGCATGGGGAAAACGATGTTTATGTTTGACGCCGTCGTCATTGGGGCATCTCTCATTACGTACCTGGAATACAGGGAAGCCATGTATACACTGGTAGCTGTATTCGTTGCGGCAAGGGTCATTGACTTCATGCAGGAAGGGGCATACTCAGCCAGAGGAGCCATGATCATTTCCGATAGCCATGAAGAAATCGCGAGCGTCATCAATGAAAAAATGGATCGGGGAGTAACCATTTTAAGAGGGCATGGTTCGTTTACGAAACAAGAGCGTGAAGTGCTCTACTGCGTGGTTGGTAAAAATGAAATCGTCCGGCTCAAAAATATTATCACGAGCGTCGATCCACACGCCTTCGTCTCCGTCACCGTCGTGCACGACGTACTCGGTGAAGGCTTTACGTTAGATGCAGATAAAAATCCTTTGCATGACTAA
- a CDS encoding menaquinol-cytochrome c reductase cytochrome b/c subunit, producing MHRGKGMKFVGDSRVPADRKPNIPKDYSEFPGKTEAFWPNFLLKEWLVGAVFLIGYLCLTVAHPSPLERVADPTDTGYIPLPDWYFLFLYQLLKYTYASGPYNVIGAFVIPGIAFGALLLAPFIDVGPERRPTKRPFAVGFMLLALAATYFLTWESVVTHDWEAAKEQGKIQAEVDIDKESEGYKIYADQKNGCINCHGENLQGGAGPSLVATGLSPEEVADIAKNGKPPGMPAGLFKGSDEELDKLAEFISGLKE from the coding sequence ATGCATCGAGGAAAAGGGATGAAGTTTGTAGGGGACTCACGTGTACCTGCAGACAGAAAGCCGAATATTCCTAAAGATTATTCGGAGTTCCCTGGAAAAACAGAGGCTTTCTGGCCAAACTTCTTACTAAAAGAATGGTTAGTTGGAGCTGTTTTCCTAATCGGTTATCTATGTTTAACGGTTGCTCATCCATCACCGTTAGAGCGTGTTGCCGATCCAACAGATACTGGATATATTCCATTACCTGACTGGTATTTCTTATTCTTATACCAATTACTTAAATACACATATGCATCTGGACCTTATAATGTTATTGGAGCGTTCGTTATTCCTGGAATCGCATTTGGAGCGCTTTTACTTGCTCCATTTATCGACGTAGGACCTGAACGTCGCCCAACGAAACGTCCATTCGCAGTAGGATTCATGTTATTGGCACTTGCAGCAACGTATTTCTTAACTTGGGAATCAGTTGTGACTCATGATTGGGAAGCAGCGAAGGAACAAGGTAAGATTCAGGCTGAAGTGGATATTGATAAAGAATCTGAAGGGTATAAAATCTATGCAGACCAGAAAAATGGTTGTATTAACTGTCATGGTGAAAATCTGCAAGGTGGAGCGGGACCTTCTTTAGTTGCAACTGGCCTCTCACCTGAAGAAGTAGCGGATATTGCCAAAAACGGTAAACCACCAGGCATGCCTGCAGGGTTATTTAAAGGATCAGACGAAGAGCTGGATAAACTGGCTGAATTCATCTCTGGTTTAAAAGAATAA
- the ypjB gene encoding sporulation protein YpjB, producing MKFIQFFIALFFFLILIPHPLNAVESTSPMNELDEVADQALQMTKAGRYEEAKHLLVYFSDEFAALSAQRSFSMDELRILTISHNLAVESINQTSADMEQKVNAVTKFRLVMDALSSQYQPLWVEMEDPIMEAFNGVKSAAENGNVDEYHTTLNMFLSKYNIIQPSIKLDIPIERAQALDARISYLDHYRQDVLESTETMTELTSLETDLEKLFENKQEDEADPSLWWVIISTGSIIVSTLSYVGWRKYKGQGEAKKSERQKN from the coding sequence ATGAAATTTATCCAATTCTTTATCGCGCTGTTCTTTTTTCTCATTTTAATACCTCACCCATTAAATGCAGTAGAGTCGACGTCTCCGATGAACGAGCTTGATGAAGTTGCAGACCAGGCCTTGCAAATGACAAAGGCTGGAAGATATGAAGAAGCGAAACATCTACTGGTTTATTTCTCTGATGAATTTGCGGCTTTGAGTGCCCAACGGTCTTTTTCAATGGATGAGCTTAGAATTCTCACCATCTCACATAATCTGGCAGTGGAGAGTATTAATCAAACCTCTGCTGACATGGAGCAGAAGGTGAACGCCGTTACAAAGTTCCGCCTTGTGATGGATGCTTTAAGCAGTCAATATCAGCCATTGTGGGTCGAAATGGAAGACCCGATAATGGAAGCATTTAATGGAGTGAAGTCGGCAGCGGAAAATGGAAATGTAGATGAATACCATACCACATTGAATATGTTCTTATCGAAATATAATATTATTCAACCAAGTATTAAATTAGATATTCCGATCGAACGCGCTCAAGCACTGGACGCAAGAATTTCTTACTTGGATCATTACCGGCAAGACGTGTTGGAAAGTACGGAAACAATGACCGAATTAACATCCTTGGAAACTGACCTAGAGAAACTGTTTGAGAATAAACAAGAGGATGAAGCAGATCCTTCCCTTTGGTGGGTGATCATATCAACCGGCAGTATCATTGTCTCTACATTATCTTATGTAGGTTGGAGAAAATATAAAGGACAAGGGGAAGCAAAAAAGTCAGAGCGTCAAAAAAATTGA